In Streptomyces sp. NBC_00569, a single genomic region encodes these proteins:
- a CDS encoding HipA family kinase: MLTEVTATRYVTPMREGGSLPGLVEADDLAPYVMKFTGAGQGRKTLVAEVICGGLARRLGFRVPGLVRIGLDPVIGLGEPDQEVQGLLKSSGGVNLGMRYLSGALGFDPLAYEVDPVEAGRVVWFDALINNVDRSWRNPNMLVWQGDLWLIDHGASMIWHHNWRGAEAAAARPYDAFDHALAPFGPDVAAAAAQLAPRLTEELLAEVTADVPDAWLADEPGFDDPDAVRRAYAAVLLPRAATVHERIGLPEPDPDRVPRTPGWLTGTATVKGGTR; encoded by the coding sequence ATGCTCACCGAAGTCACGGCGACCCGTTATGTCACCCCGATGAGGGAGGGCGGATCGCTCCCCGGGCTCGTCGAGGCCGACGATCTCGCCCCCTACGTCATGAAGTTCACCGGCGCGGGACAGGGCCGCAAGACGCTCGTCGCGGAGGTGATCTGCGGAGGGCTCGCGCGGCGGCTCGGATTCCGGGTGCCCGGGCTCGTGCGGATCGGACTCGACCCCGTGATCGGCCTCGGCGAGCCCGACCAGGAGGTGCAGGGCCTCCTCAAGTCGAGCGGCGGCGTGAACCTCGGGATGCGGTATCTCTCCGGCGCGCTCGGCTTCGACCCGCTCGCCTACGAGGTGGATCCCGTGGAGGCGGGCCGCGTCGTCTGGTTCGACGCCCTGATCAACAACGTCGACCGGTCCTGGCGCAACCCCAACATGCTGGTCTGGCAAGGCGACCTGTGGCTGATCGACCACGGCGCGAGCATGATCTGGCACCACAATTGGCGCGGCGCAGAGGCCGCGGCGGCCCGGCCGTACGACGCCTTCGACCACGCCCTCGCCCCCTTCGGGCCCGACGTCGCGGCCGCCGCCGCCCAGCTGGCGCCGCGGCTCACCGAGGAACTGCTCGCCGAGGTCACCGCCGACGTCCCGGACGCCTGGCTCGCCGACGAGCCGGGCTTCGACGACCCGGACGCGGTGCGGCGCGCGTACGCCGCCGTGCTGCTGCCCCGCGCGGCGACCGTCCACGAGCGGATCGGCCTGCCCGAGCCGGATCCCGACCGCGTCCCGCGCACCCCGGGCTGGCTGACCGGCACGGCGACCGTGAAGGGCGGCACCCGGTGA